A section of the Clostridium omnivorum genome encodes:
- a CDS encoding flagellar motor protein — MSGIIAIILGFGCLIIAFIFEKGTVGALLSPTAAMIVFGGTIAAVMLSFPIENLKRIGKVIGIAFKTNKKELPELIAYFKDLAFKTRKNGLLSIESEISADEKLDPFIKKGLQMVVDGVEPQSVRDILELEADMTSERHRSGAAMFDSAGGYAPTMGIIGTVMGLVHVLGSLSTSNPDELGSSIATAFIATLYGVASANLLWLPIGSRLKNIDKEEVTEKSLIIEAILYIQEGVNPNTIAEKLKGFLNKEELAKYETLDKRVEA, encoded by the coding sequence TTGTCAGGTATAATAGCGATAATATTGGGGTTTGGGTGTTTAATAATAGCATTTATTTTTGAAAAAGGAACAGTGGGCGCTTTACTTTCACCAACGGCTGCTATGATAGTTTTTGGTGGTACTATAGCTGCTGTAATGCTTTCTTTCCCTATAGAGAATTTAAAGAGAATAGGAAAAGTAATAGGTATAGCATTTAAAACAAATAAAAAAGAATTGCCAGAGTTAATAGCTTATTTTAAAGACTTAGCCTTTAAGACAAGAAAGAACGGACTTTTGAGTATTGAATCTGAAATATCTGCAGATGAAAAGCTAGATCCTTTTATTAAAAAAGGACTTCAGATGGTAGTAGATGGTGTAGAACCTCAGTCTGTTAGAGATATATTAGAGCTAGAGGCAGATATGACTTCTGAAAGACATAGGTCAGGTGCGGCAATGTTTGACTCAGCAGGAGGGTATGCTCCTACTATGGGTATTATAGGTACAGTTATGGGTCTTGTACACGTACTTGGATCTTTGTCAACAAGCAATCCAGATGAGCTTGGAAGCAGTATAGCTACTGCATTTATAGCTACACTATACGGTGTTGCCAGCGCAAACCTTTTATGGCTTCCAATAGGCTCAAGACTTAAGAATATAGATAAAGAAGAGGTTACCGAAAAGAGTTTAATAATAGAAGCTATACTCTATATTCAAGAGGGAGTAAATCCTAATACTATTGCAGAAAAGCTTAAGGGCTTCTTGAACAAGGAGGAGCTTGCTAAGTACGAAACCTTAGATAAGAGGGTGGAAGCATGA
- a CDS encoding tRNA1(Val) (adenine(37)-N6)-methyltransferase has protein sequence MYFLKEDETLDDLQLNGIHVIQKKEAFRFGVDAVLLANFAKVKKGMKAVDLCTGTGIIPFILAGKTEVKSITGLEIQDEMVEMANRSVEYNKLEDRVSFINGDLKNLELLKSMEKADVVTVNPPYKLQNSGIINPSDKNAIARHEVCCTLEDVIIACRILLKDNARMFMVHRPERLADILCLMRKHKIEPKVIRMVHPNTKKAPNIVLIEGQRDGGKFLKWEAPLYVYNDQGGYSDEINKIYGREGV, from the coding sequence ATGTATTTTTTAAAAGAGGATGAAACCTTAGATGACCTTCAGTTAAATGGAATTCATGTAATACAGAAAAAAGAAGCTTTTAGATTTGGGGTAGATGCAGTATTACTTGCTAACTTTGCAAAGGTTAAAAAAGGAATGAAGGCTGTAGACCTTTGTACAGGTACAGGGATAATACCCTTCATTTTAGCTGGGAAGACAGAGGTCAAAAGTATTACCGGCCTAGAAATTCAAGATGAAATGGTAGAGATGGCAAATAGGTCCGTAGAGTATAATAAACTGGAGGACAGAGTTAGCTTTATTAACGGGGATTTGAAAAATTTAGAGCTTTTAAAGTCAATGGAAAAAGCTGATGTTGTTACTGTTAATCCTCCTTATAAGCTCCAAAATTCAGGCATAATTAATCCTAGTGACAAGAATGCTATAGCTAGACATGAAGTGTGCTGCACTTTAGAAGATGTAATTATAGCATGTAGAATACTTCTAAAGGATAATGCTAGAATGTTTATGGTGCATAGACCAGAGAGACTAGCAGATATTCTATGTCTTATGAGAAAGCATAAAATTGAGCCTAAAGTCATAAGAATGGTACATCCAAACACCAAAAAGGCTCCTAATATTGTGTTAATTGAAGGACAGAGAGATGGAGGAAAGTTTTTAAAGTGGGAAGCACCTCTTTATGTATATAATGATCAAGGTGGCTACTCAGATGAAATCAATAAAATATACGGAAGAGAAGGTGTTTAG
- a CDS encoding C40 family peptidase: MNKKILSLLVAVGLVFSVSSSVLAQPTEQDLQTQQSQLQKDKANLKQVQDKRNDLSNQIEMLDTKIEAAMRQLNDTKKKIDSTQKDIKQAEKDVAKAEDDIKAEQELFNDRVRAMYINGTSSYLSAIFESKGISDFISRVEAIKKINELDKKVIKELRDKQEVINKKKADLTAENEKLVALKADNEKTLADLNVKKADQDKLVQDLKSQERLFASKVDASQSVVNASLAEIKRIRDAASKVNPSRGGAVNPSNDKIIAYASNFLGTPYVWGGTTPSGFDCSGFVQYVYRYFGISLGRTTYDQVDEGVAVSRDQLQPGDLVFFGSASAPHHVGIYVGNNSYIHAPQTGDVVKVSALTRSDFCAARRVK; this comes from the coding sequence TTGAACAAAAAGATACTATCTCTTTTGGTAGCAGTAGGATTAGTATTTAGTGTTAGTAGTTCAGTTTTGGCTCAGCCAACAGAGCAAGACCTTCAAACACAACAGAGCCAATTACAAAAGGACAAGGCGAATTTAAAGCAAGTTCAGGATAAAAGAAATGATTTATCCAATCAGATAGAGATGCTGGACACTAAAATAGAAGCTGCTATGAGACAGCTTAATGATACTAAGAAAAAGATAGACTCTACTCAAAAGGATATAAAGCAAGCAGAAAAAGATGTTGCTAAGGCTGAGGATGATATTAAAGCAGAACAAGAATTATTCAATGACAGAGTCAGAGCTATGTACATAAATGGTACAAGCAGTTATCTAAGTGCTATATTTGAATCTAAAGGTATATCAGACTTTATTTCAAGAGTAGAAGCTATAAAGAAGATAAACGAATTAGATAAAAAGGTCATTAAAGAATTAAGGGACAAGCAGGAAGTGATTAATAAAAAGAAAGCTGATTTAACAGCTGAAAACGAAAAGCTTGTTGCTCTTAAAGCTGATAATGAGAAGACTTTAGCTGACCTTAATGTTAAGAAGGCAGATCAGGATAAGCTTGTACAAGATTTAAAAAGCCAAGAAAGATTATTTGCTTCAAAGGTTGATGCATCACAATCTGTAGTTAATGCAAGTTTAGCTGAGATTAAGAGAATAAGGGATGCTGCTTCAAAGGTAAATCCTTCTAGAGGAGGGGCAGTTAATCCTTCAAATGATAAAATAATTGCTTATGCATCAAACTTTTTAGGAACTCCATATGTTTGGGGAGGAACAACTCCATCAGGTTTTGATTGTTCTGGATTTGTTCAGTACGTATATAGATATTTTGGAATAAGTCTAGGAAGAACCACCTATGATCAAGTAGATGAAGGAGTGGCTGTTTCAAGAGATCAGCTTCAACCAGGAGACTTAGTGTTCTTTGGAAGTGCATCTGCACCACATCACGTTGGTATATATGTTGGAAATAATTCATATATACATGCGCCACAAACTGGTGATGTAGTTAAAGTATCTGCACTTACAAGATCAGATTTTTGTGCTGCAAGAAGAGTTAAATAA
- a CDS encoding flagellar motor protein MotB yields MRRKKREEGHDNNERWLLTYSDLITLLMIFFIVMYSMSNLDKQKYQQIASGLNKAMGSGGGKNIIGVDKGVAVDQDWQPTNTEVVQAEEKSKLEEVKKQVDQYLQQNGLSQSVDTKVEERGLVLSFKDSLFFDSGQADIKTDEVKKLVDIGKILNMKAVSDNYIRVEGHTDNVPISTYQYKSNWDLSVIRASNVAQLLIAQSGIVPQRVSALGYGEFRPIADNNTVDGKARNRRVDIIIMSSKYNEVENNKQ; encoded by the coding sequence ATGAGAAGGAAGAAGCGTGAAGAAGGACATGACAATAATGAAAGATGGCTTCTTACCTATTCTGACTTAATAACCCTGCTTATGATATTCTTTATAGTAATGTATTCTATGAGTAATTTAGATAAGCAAAAATATCAGCAAATAGCAAGTGGATTAAATAAAGCAATGGGCAGCGGTGGCGGAAAAAACATTATTGGTGTAGACAAGGGAGTGGCCGTGGACCAGGATTGGCAGCCAACTAACACAGAAGTTGTACAAGCAGAAGAAAAAAGCAAACTGGAAGAAGTAAAAAAGCAGGTAGATCAATATCTTCAGCAAAATGGACTTTCACAGAGCGTAGATACCAAGGTAGAAGAAAGAGGACTTGTACTAAGTTTTAAGGATTCACTGTTCTTTGATAGCGGTCAGGCTGATATCAAGACAGATGAGGTTAAAAAGCTTGTAGATATAGGTAAAATACTTAACATGAAGGCAGTAAGTGACAATTATATAAGGGTTGAAGGACATACGGACAATGTTCCAATAAGTACTTATCAGTATAAATCAAATTGGGATTTATCGGTTATTAGAGCTAGTAATGTTGCTCAGCTTTTAATAGCACAATCTGGAATTGTTCCTCAAAGGGTATCGGCTTTAGGCTATGGAGAATTCAGGCCCATAGCGGATAATAACACTGTAGATGGAAAAGCTAGAAACCGTAGAGTTGATATTATTATTATGAGTAGTAAGTATAATGAAGTAGAAAATAATAAACAATAA
- the rsmI gene encoding 16S rRNA (cytidine(1402)-2'-O)-methyltransferase, whose translation MSGKLYLVPTPIGNLKDITLRALEVLNSVDLIAAEDTRQSLKLLNHFDIKKSLISYHQHNEQGKSEDLIEILREGKSIALVTDAGTPGISDPGSVIAVKCIEAGISFEVLPGATAITTALVYSGLDTTKFLFRGFLPRENKDRKPIIEDLKDRTETLIFYEAPHRLLDTLEFLEEHLGDRKISICRELTKLHEEIIRLPLSDAIKYYTENSPRGEYVLVVEGKRQEEIMKEAQAKWDSLSVEEHIKKYIEEGLSKKDAIKKVAKDRNLPKSEVYRYSLEL comes from the coding sequence ATGAGCGGAAAACTTTATTTAGTTCCTACTCCTATAGGAAACTTAAAGGATATAACCTTAAGAGCACTTGAGGTTTTAAATAGTGTAGATTTAATAGCGGCGGAGGATACAAGGCAGAGTTTAAAACTTTTAAATCACTTTGATATAAAAAAGTCCCTTATAAGCTATCACCAGCATAATGAGCAGGGAAAGAGTGAAGATTTAATTGAAATTCTTAGAGAAGGAAAGAGTATAGCATTAGTAACTGATGCAGGCACTCCGGGTATTTCTGATCCTGGCAGTGTAATTGCAGTTAAATGTATTGAGGCGGGGATAAGTTTTGAAGTGCTGCCAGGGGCTACGGCTATTACTACTGCACTTGTGTATTCAGGCCTTGATACAACAAAGTTCTTGTTTAGAGGATTCCTTCCGAGAGAAAATAAGGATAGAAAACCTATCATAGAAGATTTAAAAGATAGAACAGAGACTTTGATATTTTATGAGGCACCACATAGGCTTTTAGATACACTAGAATTTTTAGAGGAGCATCTTGGAGATAGAAAAATATCAATCTGCAGAGAACTCACAAAGCTGCATGAAGAAATAATAAGGCTTCCGTTAAGTGATGCTATAAAGTACTATACCGAGAATTCTCCTAGAGGAGAATATGTACTTGTGGTTGAAGGCAAAAGGCAAGAGGAAATAATGAAGGAAGCTCAGGCTAAGTGGGATAGTTTGTCTGTAGAAGAGCATATTAAAAAGTATATTGAAGAGGGGCTAAGTAAAAAGGACGCTATTAAAAAAGTTGCTAAGGACAGAAATTTGCCAAAGTCTGAAGTTTATAGGTATTCCTTGGAGTTATAG